A single region of the Azospirillum fermentarium genome encodes:
- a CDS encoding LamG domain-containing protein: MTYVTPVKAIGTGRNADGTITGPAAALGEFATGDTINPAVLGAGTPDATKVLRGDGTWSTVVAIPAEAGNGATVKQSSVLYVPSGNTASLNGQSILAAYEQVAGQTFNITYTNEGDYAQQDTNGTDATGTTFTLANTAGAVIDGATKLLIHAEGGSGNTEVVDERKITAFGTHCAYFDGASAVTIPSSYKIAFGAAQDFTIEGWARTAVATPVTILDTTGSNPRLFMSAGTITLSINGAARISTTAPPADIWFHWAIARKNGTTTLYVNGTSAGTYADTTAYGARAMVIGAAAGESSPAAPFFTGWMDEIRVSKVARYTATFMPHTTPHVRDADTVHLFHFDDGHGNQFIRDDSRSGHEVAIMGGNAEITTAYAKFGSSSLRINGGARPDVVVSYGKPHGDFALDGEDFTLDFWVRPNSVPVGLGDIACVSGPINGNVAFVFASGTTNLLLTLYTNQNGTVNALPAGSGFGVLAVGEWHHIAVTRSGGTIFWFANGVQKGSYAIGTMPLYMQGDTPRRFYIGRSGGGGNYPTDACLDEVRLKRGVAEWTSSFTPPTAPYTADDRTVLLLHFNGANGDKVTLDSSESSHGTAQTNASSIRTLVYTGTAALAPASINGSSTALSFSENNYVSYACLLSDGNSTPLNASYTEYFCFECWAKLTTLNYNHILFGIWGANGGGGSWSVLGDVTGLKASIFDGSTIETLPTGPTTVGADVHVALVREPRGYALYINGKITGAPLMKKAWLGMSPTDIMVRLGTTSTDGSLTGHISQFRLTRGKPRYTVNFTPAALTSDDDTALFWDFSSGSTGQKWAKELSKNATLIGNTGVKTVKDGIWISNMDRIFTSDRAQITTSNLKKNFGISSFLCNGQSSIMDVYPQNIDGSTGSWVFECFVHPGTDYIPAFREFVNVCGGYEIWDAQGGGIQWALGLASDNRLTVRYSTSGKTGATYNTPSPVSVSQAWHHCAVVRSGSSLFLYWDGTRVGSVSNVTLYSITGYPLRMTIGGAPSRSNCWYGWMDEIRYSYGTDRGWTGDTIAVPTLPYGQQYVTGTYWVATKPGATALDLSAFSSIDNGAVTAYVPPGTAMKFLISTDGYGSALKRWNGSAWVDTAYAMTWNGSALTTAATAAQLDSVANSRAEFQTGLLALDVSAMTSLNIVVLMSSSNPSYAPMVDNITIGMDEYALMVPGTDYTVKRKKASGTQGLTFTRVKAGNANHVIDYI; encoded by the coding sequence ATGACCTATGTTACCCCGGTCAAGGCCATCGGCACCGGCCGCAACGCCGACGGCACCATCACCGGCCCGGCCGCCGCCCTGGGCGAATTCGCCACCGGCGACACCATCAACCCCGCCGTTCTGGGCGCCGGCACCCCCGATGCCACCAAGGTGCTGCGCGGAGACGGCACCTGGAGCACGGTCGTCGCCATCCCCGCCGAGGCAGGGAACGGAGCCACGGTCAAGCAATCGTCCGTGCTGTACGTGCCCTCCGGAAACACCGCAAGCCTGAACGGCCAGTCGATCCTGGCCGCCTATGAGCAGGTGGCCGGCCAGACCTTCAACATCACCTACACCAACGAAGGCGACTACGCCCAGCAGGACACCAACGGGACCGACGCCACGGGCACCACCTTCACGCTGGCCAACACCGCCGGCGCCGTGATCGACGGCGCCACCAAGCTGCTGATCCATGCCGAGGGAGGCAGTGGCAACACCGAGGTCGTCGACGAACGCAAGATCACCGCGTTCGGCACGCACTGTGCGTATTTCGACGGGGCCAGCGCCGTCACCATCCCGTCAAGCTACAAGATCGCCTTCGGGGCGGCGCAGGATTTCACCATCGAGGGATGGGCCCGCACCGCCGTGGCCACCCCCGTCACCATCCTCGACACCACCGGCTCCAACCCGCGGCTCTTCATGAGTGCCGGTACCATCACCCTGTCGATCAACGGGGCGGCCCGGATCTCCACCACCGCCCCCCCGGCCGATATATGGTTCCATTGGGCCATTGCCCGAAAGAACGGAACCACCACGCTGTACGTCAACGGCACGTCCGCCGGAACCTACGCCGACACGACCGCTTATGGCGCGCGGGCCATGGTGATCGGTGCGGCGGCCGGGGAGTCGTCCCCCGCCGCGCCGTTCTTCACCGGGTGGATGGATGAGATCCGCGTTTCCAAGGTGGCGCGCTACACCGCCACATTCATGCCGCACACCACCCCGCACGTCCGCGATGCCGACACCGTGCACCTGTTCCATTTCGACGACGGTCACGGCAACCAGTTCATCCGCGACGACAGCCGGTCGGGGCATGAAGTGGCCATCATGGGCGGCAATGCGGAGATCACCACCGCTTATGCCAAATTCGGCTCCTCCAGCCTGCGCATCAACGGCGGCGCCCGCCCCGACGTGGTCGTGTCGTACGGCAAGCCCCATGGCGACTTCGCCCTGGACGGGGAGGATTTCACCCTCGACTTCTGGGTGCGCCCAAACAGCGTCCCGGTTGGACTGGGCGACATCGCCTGCGTCTCCGGGCCCATCAACGGCAACGTCGCCTTTGTATTCGCCTCTGGAACGACCAATCTTCTTCTCACACTCTATACAAACCAAAACGGCACGGTGAACGCTCTTCCGGCCGGGTCCGGCTTTGGCGTTCTGGCCGTGGGGGAATGGCACCACATCGCCGTGACGCGCAGCGGCGGCACGATTTTCTGGTTCGCCAACGGTGTTCAGAAAGGATCCTATGCCATCGGGACCATGCCGTTGTACATGCAGGGGGACACGCCGCGGCGCTTCTATATTGGCCGGAGCGGCGGCGGTGGGAATTACCCCACGGACGCCTGCCTGGACGAGGTGCGGCTGAAACGCGGCGTCGCCGAATGGACGTCCAGCTTCACCCCGCCCACGGCCCCGTACACCGCCGACGACCGCACGGTGCTGCTGCTGCATTTCAACGGCGCCAACGGTGACAAGGTGACGTTGGACAGCTCCGAAAGCAGCCATGGGACCGCGCAGACGAACGCGTCGTCGATCCGGACGCTGGTCTACACCGGTACGGCGGCGCTCGCCCCGGCGTCCATCAACGGTTCCAGCACGGCGCTGAGCTTCTCCGAAAACAACTACGTGAGCTATGCATGCCTCCTCAGTGACGGGAATTCGACTCCGCTCAATGCCAGCTACACCGAATATTTCTGTTTCGAATGCTGGGCCAAACTGACCACCCTGAATTACAACCACATCCTTTTCGGCATCTGGGGCGCCAATGGAGGAGGAGGGAGCTGGTCGGTCCTCGGTGACGTGACGGGCCTGAAGGCTTCCATCTTCGATGGATCGACGATCGAAACCCTTCCGACCGGTCCCACAACCGTCGGCGCGGACGTTCATGTCGCCCTCGTGCGCGAGCCGCGCGGGTATGCGCTTTACATCAACGGAAAAATAACGGGCGCTCCCCTCATGAAGAAGGCGTGGCTGGGAATGTCCCCCACCGATATCATGGTGCGGCTGGGGACGACATCCACGGATGGTTCGCTCACCGGCCACATCAGCCAGTTCCGCCTCACCCGCGGCAAGCCCCGTTACACGGTCAACTTCACGCCGGCCGCCCTGACGTCCGACGATGACACCGCGCTGTTCTGGGATTTCTCGTCCGGCTCGACTGGTCAGAAATGGGCGAAGGAATTGTCGAAAAATGCCACGCTCATCGGCAATACAGGCGTGAAGACGGTCAAGGATGGCATCTGGATCTCGAACATGGACAGAATCTTCACCTCAGACCGGGCACAAATAACCACATCTAATTTGAAGAAAAATTTTGGAATTTCATCATTCCTCTGCAACGGCCAATCGTCCATTATGGATGTTTATCCACAGAATATCGATGGGTCCACGGGAAGTTGGGTTTTTGAATGTTTTGTTCATCCCGGCACCGACTATATCCCGGCTTTCCGCGAATTCGTGAATGTCTGCGGCGGCTATGAAATCTGGGATGCGCAAGGCGGGGGCATTCAGTGGGCGCTCGGACTCGCGTCCGATAACAGGCTGACCGTGCGCTATTCAACCAGCGGCAAAACCGGCGCCACATACAACACCCCGTCCCCCGTCTCCGTTTCGCAAGCCTGGCATCACTGCGCCGTCGTCCGTTCCGGCAGTTCGCTCTTCCTCTATTGGGACGGCACCCGTGTCGGCAGCGTGAGCAACGTGACACTCTATTCCATCACGGGTTACCCATTGCGCATGACGATTGGCGGGGCCCCCAGCCGGAGCAATTGCTGGTACGGGTGGATGGACGAGATCCGCTACAGCTACGGCACCGACCGCGGCTGGACCGGCGACACCATTGCCGTTCCCACGCTGCCCTATGGTCAGCAGTACGTGACCGGCACGTACTGGGTCGCCACCAAGCCGGGCGCGACGGCGCTGGATCTGTCGGCCTTCTCCAGCATCGACAACGGGGCGGTGACGGCGTACGTGCCGCCGGGGACGGCGATGAAATTCCTGATTTCCACCGATGGGTACGGCTCGGCCCTGAAACGGTGGAACGGCTCGGCCTGGGTGGACACCGCCTATGCCATGACATGGAACGGTTCGGCGCTGACCACCGCCGCCACCGCGGCCCAGCTCGACAGCGTGGCCAACTCCCGGGCGGAGTTCCAGACCGGCCTGCTGGCCCTGGACGTGTCGGCGATGACGAGCCTGAACATCGTTGTCCTGATGTCCTCGTCCAACCCGTCGTACGCCCCCATGGTCGATAACATCACCATCGGCATGGACGAATACGCGCTGATGGTTCCCGGCACCGATTACACCGTGAAGCGGAAAAAGGCGTCCGGCACGCAGGGGCTGACCTTCACCCGCGTCAAGGCGGGGAACGCCAACCACGTGATCGACTACATCTGA